Proteins from a genomic interval of Parvivirga hydrogeniphila:
- a CDS encoding two-component system sensor histidine kinase NtrB, with amino-acid sequence MSAQGTARSGSAYRDAVSIAALLATITGLHLVTDPSGQWASMHLLYRRLFYVPILYAGFVFGRRGGAVTGLAAAVLYGFHAQLSMGGLLGPGLDNLYETVSFVVLGSLFGWMRDLADMRTADLRIVSSQLQRAYHKLEERALQLSSVQEYTQAILRSVTAGVMTLGPDGSIVTANPAAERLLGQREPDLVPRRIQAVLADDGGLDADVSKVLAGRAPRIVRETKIVTRNGKAVHVQVSISRMRDAEGRILGAVVALEDMSEVKALTDQLIRSDRLAAMGELTAGVAHEVRNPLGIIRASVQLIEESNGDPERIAEATSVVKQEIDRLDRVIKALLDFGRPSAPAFRAVKVADVIDDVVLFTRRFAREAHVSISYDIPPDIPYVRADPDQMKQVFVNLISNAVQAMQGRGGSISLSARADGGFVAIRVEDDGPGIPEAELPKIFDPFYSTKDDGTGLGLTMVHRIVDDHDGYIEVASRVGEGTSFTVYFPAATGSED; translated from the coding sequence ATGAGCGCTCAAGGAACGGCGCGGTCAGGCTCGGCGTACCGTGATGCCGTATCGATCGCCGCGCTGCTCGCCACCATCACGGGGCTCCACCTGGTCACAGACCCGTCCGGGCAGTGGGCGTCGATGCACCTGTTGTACCGCCGCCTCTTCTACGTCCCGATCCTCTATGCCGGGTTCGTGTTCGGTCGGCGCGGAGGTGCGGTCACCGGACTGGCCGCCGCCGTCCTGTACGGCTTCCATGCACAGCTCTCGATGGGAGGCCTTCTCGGGCCCGGCCTGGACAACCTGTACGAGACCGTCAGCTTCGTGGTGCTCGGAAGCCTGTTCGGCTGGATGCGGGACCTCGCAGACATGCGGACCGCGGACCTTCGCATCGTGAGCTCGCAGCTCCAGCGCGCGTACCACAAGCTCGAAGAGCGTGCGCTCCAGCTGTCGAGCGTCCAGGAGTACACGCAAGCCATCCTGCGCTCCGTCACGGCCGGCGTCATGACGCTCGGCCCTGATGGTTCGATCGTCACGGCGAACCCGGCTGCGGAACGGCTCCTCGGTCAGCGGGAGCCCGACCTGGTCCCGCGGCGCATCCAGGCAGTCCTCGCGGACGACGGCGGGTTGGATGCGGACGTGTCGAAGGTGCTCGCAGGGAGAGCGCCACGCATCGTCAGAGAGACGAAGATCGTCACCAGGAACGGCAAGGCCGTGCACGTGCAGGTGTCGATATCGCGCATGCGGGACGCAGAGGGCAGAATCCTCGGTGCCGTCGTCGCCCTTGAGGACATGAGCGAGGTCAAGGCGCTGACCGACCAGCTCATCCGCTCCGACCGGCTCGCAGCGATGGGCGAGCTGACGGCCGGCGTCGCCCACGAGGTGCGCAATCCGCTCGGAATCATCCGTGCGTCGGTGCAGCTGATCGAGGAGAGCAACGGCGATCCGGAGCGCATCGCTGAGGCGACGTCCGTGGTAAAGCAGGAGATCGACCGGCTGGATCGCGTCATCAAAGCGCTGCTGGACTTCGGCAGGCCGAGCGCGCCAGCGTTCAGGGCCGTGAAGGTCGCCGACGTGATCGACGACGTCGTCCTTTTCACGAGGAGGTTCGCACGAGAGGCGCACGTCTCGATCTCGTACGATATCCCGCCGGACATCCCGTACGTGCGCGCTGACCCCGACCAGATGAAGCAGGTGTTCGTCAACCTCATCTCGAACGCTGTGCAGGCGATGCAGGGGCGCGGTGGCAGCATCTCTCTAAGCGCACGCGCAGACGGGGGCTTCGTCGCTATCCGTGTCGAAGACGACGGACCGGGCATCCCTGAGGCCGAGCTGCCGAAGATCTTCGACCCGTTCTACTCCACTAAAGATGATGGGACAGGGCTCGGGTTGACGATGGTCCACCGCATCGTGGACGACCACGACGGGTACATCGAAGTCGCCTCTCGCGTGGGCGAGGGGACGTCGTTCACCGTCTACTTCCCGGCAGCCACAGGATCGGAGGACTGA
- a CDS encoding sigma-54-dependent transcriptional regulator, whose translation MGKRVLIVDDEKNMRWVLAEALRAQGYEISEAADGKQAMTEVSENAPDLMVLDHKMPAPDGMEVLRRVRGKGFTFPIIMLTAHGNVQTAVEAMKAGATEYLSKPFDLEELKLVIDKALRTGELAAEVERLRAEVGKEYDIEGIVAGSPAMLSVLETVRKVAPTSATVMIYGESGTGKELIARAIHQLSDRAQRPFVSVSAGALPETLLESELFGYEKGAFTGALQAKPGRFELANGGTIFLDEVGDISPAVQVKLLRVLQERVFERLGGTRSIEVDVRVVAATNRDLQQLIADGSFREDLYYRLNVVPIVLPPLRDRPEDIPRLIAHFLEKIRAGDRKITPDAMRALVEYKWPGNVRELENTVERMVILSRSDSIGVEDLPAEIRSGVALQGGERRFTLPDEGVNLEEVEMDLITQALERTGGNVPRAAKLLSLTAKTLEARMQRFGL comes from the coding sequence GTGGGCAAACGCGTTCTCATCGTCGACGACGAAAAGAACATGCGCTGGGTGCTTGCAGAAGCGCTCAGGGCCCAAGGGTACGAGATCTCAGAGGCGGCTGACGGCAAGCAAGCCATGACGGAGGTCTCGGAGAACGCGCCGGACCTGATGGTGCTCGATCACAAGATGCCTGCCCCGGACGGCATGGAGGTGCTTCGTCGCGTCCGCGGGAAGGGCTTCACCTTCCCGATCATCATGCTCACAGCGCACGGGAACGTGCAGACCGCCGTCGAGGCGATGAAGGCAGGCGCGACAGAGTACCTCTCGAAGCCGTTCGACCTCGAAGAGCTCAAGCTTGTCATCGACAAGGCGCTGCGGACCGGAGAGCTTGCTGCCGAGGTCGAGCGTCTGCGCGCCGAAGTCGGCAAAGAGTACGACATCGAGGGCATCGTGGCTGGCTCGCCGGCGATGCTGTCGGTTCTGGAGACGGTCCGGAAAGTCGCTCCGACGAGCGCGACGGTGATGATCTACGGCGAGTCAGGGACCGGCAAGGAGCTGATCGCGCGAGCCATCCACCAGCTCTCAGATCGGGCCCAGCGTCCGTTCGTGTCGGTAAGCGCCGGGGCGCTCCCGGAGACGTTGCTCGAGAGCGAACTGTTCGGGTACGAGAAAGGCGCGTTCACCGGCGCATTGCAGGCCAAGCCCGGCCGGTTCGAGCTCGCAAACGGCGGGACGATCTTCCTGGACGAGGTCGGTGACATCTCGCCGGCCGTCCAGGTCAAACTCTTGCGCGTTCTCCAGGAGCGGGTCTTCGAACGGCTCGGCGGAACGCGCAGCATCGAGGTCGACGTGCGCGTCGTGGCGGCGACGAACCGCGACCTCCAGCAGCTGATCGCTGATGGTTCGTTCCGGGAGGACCTCTACTATCGCCTGAACGTGGTCCCGATCGTTCTTCCGCCGCTGCGCGACCGCCCGGAAGACATCCCTCGCCTCATCGCGCACTTCCTGGAGAAGATTCGTGCTGGAGACCGGAAGATAACACCGGACGCGATGCGAGCGCTCGTCGAGTACAAGTGGCCCGGCAACGTTCGCGAGCTCGAGAACACCGTCGAACGGATGGTGATCCTCTCACGAAGCGATTCGATCGGTGTCGAGGACCTGCCGGCAGAGATCAGGTCGGGTGTGGCGCTGCAAGGCGGCGAGCGTCGCTTCACGCTTCCTGACGAGGGCGTGAACCTCGAAGAAGTCGAGATGGATCTCATCACGCAGGCCCTGGAGCGGACCGGTGGCAACGTTCCGCGTGCCGCGAAGCTCCTGAGCCTGACAGCCAAGACACTGGAGGCCAGAATGCAGCGGTTCGGCCTGTAG
- a CDS encoding zinc ribbon domain-containing protein, which translates to MDRSGVLRALSIAIAAVIAVSLLVVAAGQPWFQERCGAAGLSSGGAAVAVAVVALVAGTAAATRGGLRSGERRRPGLKECPSCGQAVLRDWRMCPYCGASMGVEECGSPNDEEERAWLRR; encoded by the coding sequence GTGGATCGGAGCGGCGTGCTGAGGGCTCTAAGCATCGCGATCGCCGCAGTCATCGCCGTGTCGCTGCTCGTCGTCGCTGCTGGCCAACCGTGGTTCCAGGAGCGATGCGGTGCTGCTGGCCTGTCTTCGGGCGGTGCGGCCGTGGCTGTCGCTGTGGTAGCGTTGGTGGCGGGAACTGCTGCCGCCACGCGGGGCGGCCTCAGGAGCGGCGAGAGGCGGCGACCAGGTCTCAAGGAGTGTCCGTCCTGCGGCCAGGCGGTATTGCGCGATTGGCGCATGTGCCCCTACTGCGGCGCCTCGATGGGCGTCGAAGAATGCGGAAGCCCGAACGACGAAGAGGAGAGAGCGTGGCTGAGACGGTGA
- a CDS encoding heavy-metal-associated domain-containing protein produces the protein MAETVSVEIPTRGMHCRSCESLIELTLGDLDGVISAKADRSAEATSVTYDPARVDVQAIVEAIRSAGYEASAPE, from the coding sequence GTGGCTGAGACGGTGAGCGTCGAGATCCCGACGCGCGGGATGCACTGCCGTTCGTGCGAGTCCCTGATCGAGCTGACGCTGGGAGACCTTGATGGAGTGATCTCTGCGAAAGCCGACCGAAGCGCCGAGGCGACCTCCGTGACGTACGACCCAGCGCGGGTCGACGTGCAGGCCATCGTGGAGGCGATCCGGTCTGCGGGCTACGAGGCCTCGGCTCCCGAGTGA